Proteins from a single region of Streptomyces spectabilis:
- the cpt gene encoding chloramphenicol phosphotransferase CPT, which yields MIILNGGSSSGKSGIVRCLQAVLPDQWLAFGCDSFVDALPARMRGADGGIVFAADGGVDVGADFRALETAWTEGIVAMARAGARIIVDDVFLGGPASRRRWEKALGDLDVLWVGVRCESAVAAGREVARGDRTPGMAAAQAHLVHEGVRYDLEVDTTRTESLECARAIAARVV from the coding sequence ATGATCATCCTCAACGGCGGCTCCAGCTCGGGCAAGTCAGGGATCGTACGGTGTCTGCAGGCCGTCCTGCCCGACCAGTGGCTGGCGTTCGGGTGCGACTCGTTCGTCGACGCGCTGCCCGCGAGGATGCGGGGCGCGGACGGCGGGATCGTGTTCGCCGCCGACGGCGGCGTGGACGTCGGCGCGGACTTCCGGGCCCTGGAGACCGCCTGGACGGAGGGCATCGTGGCGATGGCCCGCGCGGGGGCCCGGATCATCGTCGACGACGTCTTCCTCGGCGGCCCCGCGTCCCGGCGGCGGTGGGAGAAGGCCCTCGGCGACCTGGACGTGCTGTGGGTCGGCGTCCGGTGCGAGAGCGCCGTCGCCGCGGGCCGCGAGGTCGCGCGGGGCGACCGGACGCCGGGCATGGCCGCGGCGCAGGCACACCTGGTGCACGAGGGCGTGCGCTACGACCTGGAGGTGGACACGACGCGTACCGAGTCCCTGGAGTGTGCGCGCGCCATCGCCGCCCGCGTCGTCTGA
- a CDS encoding peptidoglycan recognition protein family protein has protein sequence MRALRETVAGLPRAGRAALAGVPGLVAVGALALCAVGVEHAAEDDGRRRAAAVTAVHSAARPPIVPRAEWLGDARETAPPVRYGGPVVAVFVHHTDSPNAYDCADAPRIIRALTAGQTGARLFDDIGYNFLVDRCGTIYEGRAGGVDRPVVGAHTQGFNHRTAGVAAIGTFTAGTPVPAPMAEAIAALAAWKLGLMDVDPRLRSQLVSSNSLSRFPVGTRAEFDAVAGHTDGYTTTCPGAALRARLPAIRERAAQLQGRTKERAQAARPLR, from the coding sequence ATGCGTGCCTTGCGGGAGACGGTGGCGGGGCTGCCGCGTGCCGGGCGCGCGGCCCTCGCCGGTGTGCCCGGCCTGGTGGCCGTGGGGGCGCTCGCGCTGTGCGCGGTGGGCGTCGAGCACGCGGCCGAGGACGACGGGCGCCGGCGCGCCGCCGCGGTGACGGCGGTCCACAGCGCGGCCCGGCCGCCCATCGTGCCGCGCGCCGAGTGGCTCGGCGACGCCCGCGAGACCGCTCCGCCGGTGCGCTACGGCGGCCCCGTCGTCGCCGTCTTCGTCCACCACACGGACTCGCCGAACGCGTACGACTGCGCCGACGCGCCACGCATCATCCGGGCCCTCACGGCGGGCCAGACCGGGGCCCGGCTCTTCGACGACATCGGCTACAACTTCCTCGTCGACCGCTGCGGCACGATCTACGAGGGCCGCGCGGGCGGCGTCGACCGGCCCGTCGTCGGCGCCCACACACAGGGCTTCAACCACCGCACGGCCGGGGTCGCCGCCATCGGCACGTTCACCGCGGGCACCCCGGTCCCGGCGCCGATGGCGGAGGCCATCGCGGCCCTCGCCGCGTGGAAGCTCGGCCTCATGGACGTCGATCCGCGGCTGCGGTCCCAGCTGGTGTCCAGCAACAGCCTCAGCCGGTTCCCGGTGGGGACGCGCGCCGAGTTCGACGCCGTGGCCGGGCACACCGACGGCTACACCACGACCTGTCCGGGCGCCGCGCTGCGCGCCCGGCTGCCCGCGATCCGCGAGCGGGCCGCCCAGCTCCAGGGCCGTACGAAGGAGCGGGCACAGGCGGCCCGCCCGCTGCGGTGA
- a CDS encoding isocitrate lyase/PEP mutase family protein, whose product MSDRHEAFRALHRTGSPLLLPNAWDHASAAALARAGFPAIGTTSLGVAAAAGKADATGAAREETLRLARGIARLPALITVDIEGGFSDRPEDVADLARELTGVGVVGVNLEDGRPDGTLTAVDAQCALIRAVKDAAPDLFVNARTDTYWLGAGGEAETERRVAAYQRAGADGVFVPGVRDESVIAALVGALDVPLNVLHAPDGPSPARLADLGVRRVSTGSLLFRAAVQQAVDVAQEFIRGAARPRDVLSYADAQDLATAFEDRTREPGR is encoded by the coding sequence ATGAGTGATCGCCACGAAGCCTTCCGTGCCCTGCACCGCACCGGCTCGCCGCTGTTGCTGCCCAACGCCTGGGACCACGCGTCCGCCGCCGCGCTCGCCCGCGCCGGATTCCCCGCGATCGGCACGACGAGCCTGGGCGTCGCCGCCGCCGCGGGCAAGGCGGACGCCACCGGGGCCGCGCGCGAGGAGACGCTGCGCCTCGCCCGCGGCATCGCCCGGCTGCCCGCCCTGATCACCGTCGACATCGAGGGCGGCTTCAGCGACCGGCCCGAGGACGTCGCGGACCTGGCCCGCGAGCTGACCGGGGTGGGCGTCGTCGGGGTGAATCTGGAGGACGGCCGCCCGGACGGCACCCTCACGGCCGTCGACGCGCAGTGCGCGCTGATCCGCGCGGTGAAGGACGCCGCGCCCGACCTGTTCGTCAACGCGCGCACGGACACGTACTGGCTCGGCGCCGGGGGAGAGGCCGAGACCGAGCGGCGCGTCGCCGCCTACCAACGGGCGGGCGCGGACGGCGTGTTCGTGCCGGGGGTGCGGGACGAGTCCGTGATCGCCGCGCTCGTCGGCGCCCTCGACGTACCGCTGAACGTGCTGCACGCGCCGGACGGTCCGTCTCCCGCGCGCCTCGCGGACCTCGGCGTCCGGCGCGTGAGCACGGGCTCGCTGTTGTTCCGCGCGGCCGTGCAGCAAGCGGTGGACGTGGCCCAGGAGTTTATTCGCGGCGCCGCACGCCCCAGGGACGTACTCTCGTACGCCGACGCCCAAGATCTCGCGACGGCGTTCGAGGACCGGACGCGCGAGCCCGGGAGGTAG
- a CDS encoding trypsin-like serine peptidase: MSVDGDTAVVTLHTTRGERGSHARVDRYWRGYTPAEFAAENPATRSVCGADGRRDAVCYKTSHPAHYAASRGVARMLLNGGGYCTAWRVGRGNHMMTNNHCIKTQAELDRVELQFDYDCATCGGNDPRPGTKVGANALLRTSASLDFTLFSVDNFDQITQFGTLFLETRAPIANEQAYIAGHGDTRPKRISIYEERDGGAYCGVRTPQLGSEDVGYNCDTSGGSSGSPVLAGSSHKVIALHWGGSCPTNVGTRMEKIYPQVQDLIDNRP; this comes from the coding sequence ATGTCGGTCGACGGGGACACCGCGGTGGTCACCCTGCACACCACCCGCGGCGAGCGGGGCTCGCACGCCAGGGTCGACCGGTACTGGCGCGGCTACACCCCGGCGGAGTTCGCCGCCGAGAACCCGGCGACGCGCAGCGTGTGCGGCGCCGACGGCCGCCGTGACGCGGTCTGCTACAAGACCAGCCACCCCGCGCACTACGCCGCGTCGCGCGGCGTGGCCCGCATGCTCCTGAACGGCGGGGGCTACTGCACCGCCTGGCGCGTGGGCCGCGGCAACCACATGATGACCAACAACCACTGCATCAAGACGCAGGCCGAACTGGACAGGGTGGAGCTGCAGTTCGACTACGACTGCGCCACCTGCGGCGGCAACGACCCGCGCCCCGGCACCAAGGTCGGCGCGAACGCCCTGCTCCGCACCTCCGCGAGCCTCGACTTCACGCTCTTCAGCGTGGACAACTTCGACCAGATCACCCAGTTCGGCACCCTGTTCCTGGAGACCCGCGCGCCGATCGCCAACGAGCAGGCGTACATCGCCGGACACGGCGACACCCGGCCCAAGCGCATCTCGATCTACGAGGAGCGCGACGGCGGCGCCTACTGCGGCGTGCGGACCCCGCAACTCGGCTCCGAGGACGTCGGATACAACTGCGACACCTCCGGCGGCAGCTCCGGCTCCCCGGTGCTCGCCGGCTCCTCCCACAAGGTGATCGCCCTGCACTGGGGCGGCTCCTGCCCCACCAACGTGGGCACCCGCATGGAGAAGATCTATCCGCAGGTCCAGGACCTGATCGACAACCGCCCGTAG
- a CDS encoding class F sortase has product MPLKSRPLPASAAPRRRTLGVCALAVVVCATLGGCSAADGSAAATKAKSSASKTYAVGDPDAAAGSTASGSAPAAPVHVAIPSIGVRSPLLRLGLNPDRTVEVPPAEKGMTAGWYTGGAVPGRRGAAVIIGHNDTRFGRAVFHDLKKVRVGADIAVRDARGKTVHFRVTATETASKKAFPTDKVYGETSSRDLRLITCDGAYDAQGHPVDNLIVYATANR; this is encoded by the coding sequence ATGCCCCTGAAGAGCCGGCCGCTCCCGGCGTCCGCCGCGCCCCGGCGGCGCACGCTCGGTGTCTGCGCCCTCGCCGTCGTCGTCTGCGCGACGCTGGGCGGCTGTTCCGCCGCCGACGGATCGGCCGCCGCCACCAAGGCGAAGTCGTCCGCCTCGAAGACGTACGCGGTCGGCGACCCCGACGCGGCCGCCGGGTCCACGGCCTCCGGGTCCGCGCCCGCCGCCCCCGTGCACGTGGCGATCCCGTCCATCGGCGTGCGCAGCCCGCTGCTGCGGCTCGGCCTGAACCCGGACCGCACCGTAGAGGTGCCGCCCGCCGAGAAGGGCATGACGGCGGGCTGGTACACCGGGGGCGCGGTCCCCGGGCGGCGCGGCGCGGCCGTCATCATCGGCCACAACGACACGCGCTTCGGTCGTGCCGTCTTCCACGACCTGAAGAAGGTGCGGGTGGGCGCGGACATCGCCGTGCGGGACGCGCGCGGCAAGACCGTCCACTTCCGGGTCACCGCCACCGAGACGGCCTCCAAGAAGGCCTTCCCCACCGACAAGGTCTACGGCGAGACCAGCTCCCGGGACCTGCGCCTGATCACCTGCGACGGCGCGTACGACGCCCAGGGGCACCCCGTGGACAACCTCATCGTGTACGCGACCGCGAATCGGTAG
- a CDS encoding LysR family transcriptional regulator has protein sequence MTLDDLRVFIAVCRAGSLSAVARDLSCTQSAVSQHVKRLEKELAVSLLERHARGVVPTSAGRILHAAASDGIGGIDLALRRLRDLVRGESGAVRITTGATTVRHFMADAIVGFRQRFPQVALEFQTASSSRACFDALAADDLDLAWVTIGEPVRGIEQRPVADLRWVLAVPCGDPLAAKRRVTLADLAGVQLIRPPEVSSSRSRLDAALAEAGLRPQGHTSVADWDTALLLTELGVGQAVVPELPGWRASGPPGLRLVPVPELPALSVGWAVRRWDALSPLARAFADTVAADCGAGSMATVPAQTGPAQGASRAAHV, from the coding sequence GTGACGCTCGACGATCTCCGTGTCTTCATCGCCGTCTGCCGTGCCGGCAGCCTCAGCGCCGTGGCGCGCGACCTCTCCTGTACGCAGTCGGCGGTGAGCCAGCACGTCAAACGCCTGGAGAAGGAGCTGGCCGTCAGCCTTCTGGAGCGGCACGCGCGCGGTGTCGTGCCGACGTCGGCGGGGCGCATCCTGCACGCCGCCGCGTCCGACGGCATCGGCGGCATCGACCTCGCCCTGCGCCGCCTGCGCGACCTGGTGCGCGGCGAGAGCGGCGCGGTGCGCATCACCACGGGCGCCACGACGGTGCGGCACTTCATGGCCGACGCGATCGTCGGCTTCCGGCAGCGGTTTCCGCAGGTGGCCCTGGAGTTCCAGACGGCGAGTTCGAGCCGTGCCTGCTTCGACGCGCTCGCCGCCGACGACCTGGACCTGGCCTGGGTCACCATCGGCGAACCCGTGCGGGGCATCGAGCAGCGGCCCGTCGCCGATCTGCGCTGGGTGCTCGCCGTGCCGTGCGGCGACCCCCTGGCCGCCAAGCGGCGCGTCACCCTCGCCGACCTGGCCGGCGTGCAGCTCATCCGGCCGCCGGAGGTGTCCAGTTCGCGCTCGCGCCTCGACGCGGCCCTCGCCGAGGCGGGCCTTCGGCCGCAGGGCCACACCAGCGTGGCCGACTGGGACACCGCGCTGCTGCTCACCGAACTCGGCGTCGGCCAGGCCGTCGTGCCGGAGCTGCCCGGCTGGCGCGCGTCGGGACCGCCGGGGCTGCGCCTCGTTCCGGTGCCGGAGCTGCCCGCGCTCTCCGTGGGCTGGGCGGTGCGCCGCTGGGACGCGCTCAGCCCGCTCGCGCGCGCCTTCGCCGACACGGTGGCCGCCGACTGCGGCGCGGGGAGCATGGCCACGGTGCCCGCGCAGACGGGGCCCGCTCAGGGGGCGAGCCGCGCGGCGCACGTCTGA